TGCCTAGTATCCAGCTAGAAAGtagaaagtatctgaagttgtatttgaaatcagatcctgACTTCAGAGTCTATGTTCTATCTCCTATAGCATCATGTAGCTGCTCCCAATGTTGTCATTAAGTAAATTTTTCTCCTAGTTCCACTCATTTGTCTCTGAATCAGTTAGTAGAGGTCTTCCCTATTTCCTTTGAAACTGTCTCAGAATCTCTGTAAGTACAATAACATtccgttacattcatatactacagttGTCTAGTTGTTCACCAATAAAAAGAcatccccttagtttccaatttttgattccacaaaaagagctgctattagtattttttgtatataaaccctttttctctttctataacttttttgtggtatagctggatcaaaggggatatACAGTTTGGTATCTCTGTCTTCTTTTCATCCAGATAAATTACAGTTTACCATATCATGTCTACCATACTATCGCTCTGGTTACTAGATTTGCAAATGCAAGTATATTTTATTGACAGATATCACAGCTCCATTTTCCCACTCTTTTTagctctcttatttcttttgaataagtATGTCTTTCCAGGATCTCAGCTAATGGGCCTCAAACCAACAAGATTCAGCAGTACTCATAAAATCAATTTACTTTAGTTATTATCTATAGTTTGTACAGCTGTATATAGTATGAGACTTGAGAGTTTATTGAAgattattttcatgtattttgtcTCCTATAAATTTCTAGATTTCCTATTCTCCTGTTCTCTCTGTAATCTAGCCGGGTTGACatacttaaaagtttttttccccttttttcctttttagtttaaACATCTTTTCATTAGATTTACAGTTGCAGGCAAATATATTTTTGCCAGTCCTTGTGTTAAATGCATTCTATTTTTGGTCATGTGTCCATCATCCCTATATTTTAAGATACAATCCATCAGTCTCTGACATTGTGTTATTAGCTAAATCATTCCCAGGTCTTCTTTTCTCATCTGAAGTTCTTGCCATCATTTGATATCCGTGATGAAAATTAACACCTATGCATTTAAGGACTTCagtttattattaatgatttcatAATTCTACAGGATTGGTTTAAACCACAGGTTTCTGATTCTGAGATAACAGTACTTCAATTtggctttattttttcattacagGACAATTGTAGAAGGGCCGAGAATGTTTTACGGTTGTGGATTATCGAAGCCAAGGACCTGGCCCCCAAGAAGAAGTATTTCTGTGAGCTGTGCCTTGATGATACCCTTTTTGCTCGTACAACTAGCAAGACCAAAGCAGACAATATTTTCTGGGGTGAACATTTTGAATTTTACAGCCTTCCCCCCCTCCATAGCATCACAGTTCACATTTATAAGGacatggaaaaaaagaagaaaaaggacaagaATAACTATGTAGGACTTGTCAACATCCCCACAGCTAGCGTGACTGGCCGCCAGTTTGTGGAGAAATGGTACCCCGTGAGCACGCCCACACCCAACAAAGGGAAGACCGGAGGCCCATCTATTCGGATTAAGTCGCGTTTCCAGACCATCACCATTCTACCTATGGAGCAGTACAAAGAATTTGCCGAATTTGTCACCAGCAACTACACCATGCTGTGCTCTGTCTTAGAGCCTGTGATTAGTGTGCGGAACAAAGAAGAGCTGGCTTGTGCCTTAGTGCACATTCTTCAGAGTACTGGCAGGGCCAGGGTAGGTGGAGAAGGGGAAGTGGAGGGCCCACAAACTGCAAATTCTGCTCGACATGATTATACAACTAGGACTTTTCCTATCAACTTATGTCACatataagagtgtgtgtgtgtgtgtgtgtgtgtgtgtgtgtgtgttcataggGTTAGAATAGCTTGTTGAGAATGCTTTGAGCTGAGACAGAGACCATTCATTTTGTACTTGAAAAGAGCAGTGtttattaaaatttcttaaacGTCATTTAGAATAAATCCATGTACTTGATCATCAGCAAGGAGCATGCAGAATATAGAGCATGGCCTCAGAACTATTgaactgggttcaagttctgctaGTTCTATGATCCTATCCTATTGCCCCAAGGGAGCTCTCTGTGTTGTGGAAAAGGTCTGCATTTGTAGTTAAAGCACCTCACCTGAAGcctaaaatcctatcttcctcATTATGTAGCATGCTGGCTCTGAAATAAGGAAGAACTGTgtttaaatcccatctctgacacttaacagcCATAGGACAGTTGACAGGCCACTCAACTTTTGTGATCTTCAATTTTCCCTTCTAGAAAATGGACTTAATAACTGAATATTTCTTAGGAATATATAATAGGTGCCAGTGAGCCTCAACATgtgtactttgcaaactttgaagagaaacagacatatacatagatagattattattctattttatgatttaatttaCTTGTAGTAGTCCAGAATTTTCTTGTGCTATTATTAGTAATTTGAGGTGATATTTAATAACACAATTTTGGGAATACTTCTCACTTTCAGTATGTTAGGTATGTCTTTTGTTCCTTAAAATTGCTCATCAATAGCAAAAAAGTACTATTGATGCTTATTAATCAGCTGTTCTTTTGTGGTTCTGAATTACCCTAGATAAAAGTCCATTAGTGTTTACAATTttgatgtaaaatgaaaaaaatcatttaataatttcTACCTCTTTTTATTTGACAGTCATATACTTATAGTTTCCTAGTTTACTCTTCCACCTTATAGCAGCTAAACTGACACCTTTGACactcaaaagcaaagaaaaaagaatttttttttcctgaggcaattgaagttaagtgatttgcccaggctcatacaaagaaaaaagaatcttaaatgaGTTCTGTCTTCTAGTCCTAAGAGACTCCACTAGTCTCAGTTTAGAAATAGGGCATCCATTAATCACATGATTTCCTGCAATATGCATCATTTTCTCAGTTGCCTTCTGCTTTCTTCAACCATGCCCTTCCAGGATTTTCTGACAGACCTGGTGATGTCTGAGGTGGATCGTTGTGGAGAGCATGATGTATTGATCTTCAGGGAGAACACAATCGCCACCAAATCCATTGAGGAGTATCTGAAGCTCGTAGGACAGCAGTATCTCCATGATGCACTTGGTAAAAAGCAAACCCCCATCCATATCCATtgtctttttgctattatttcaaCCTAAAGGGATAATAGACTCACTTTAGTtgctttttatcttcaatttgTTCTGTAGTCaagtgttttttctcatttttatactttattcctttggttttgattttgaCTAAAGTCAAGATACTGTGCAGCTTAATTTACATAAGTCCCTTTTTGCACTCACATTATAAACTGTATTGTAAAACTGCAGATGAAGCTTTTAGAACAGGTCTGTGTTCATTATAGGTATtcagtaaaatatatattgactAAATACTTATTGTTGAGTTCACAAAACAATATCGCCTTCATACAACATGGTGAGTTAAATAAATTTCCATGTGAATGcgataaaaatgtatttctatattttgaataAGAAAGAGCAATTTAAATAGATGATGAAGATTATATTTTCTACTGGGACATAAAACAGTTTAACAAAGACTTAGGACAAGGGATTTGAGTAATCAAACCGATCTgttactttatttaaaatataacacAAATGGCCAATGTGGAAAAAAATGGTTACTCTCAGTGGAGTAATTTTCTCCATTGGTAAGTTTCCTGGAGGTAGATTgtgttgtttattttgtgattcttcATTGTGCTTTGTGTGTACTAAAATTCCTCTCACTGGATACATCAATTAAGTTGTTCTTCAGTTATGCTTTGGGTCTTTGAACTCTGAAGAACCTTTCAGCTCTATTACTGCAACTGGAATATCTTCTGTAATCAACTGaaatatttttgggtttttttgtttttttgttttttaattttttaaggaggaaaatgacaagtaaaaaaaattttttttcccctgaggcaaatggggttgtgacttgcccaaagtcacacagtaggaagtgttaagtgtctgagatcaaatttgaactcaggtcttcctgacttcagaactggtgctctatcaactgcgccacctagctgcctcaatcatgtgtattatttttcaatagctttttattgacaaaacatatgcatgggtaatttttcgacaatgacccttgcaaaattctctgttccaacttttcccttctttccctccaccccctcccctagatggcaggtagacccatacatgttaaatatattaaagtagatgttaaatacaatatatgtatacatatttatacagttattttgttccttggatttagaaagaaggtaaaaataacctgggaagaaaaacaaaaatcatgtgtatttttaaagcaattcCCAGAATGTATTCTAAAGTCAGTGTCAACTCAGTAGACAATACTGACCTAAGATAATCTGTACTTTAGATAAAGTACCAGAGGAACCTTAATCatctaagaaaaattaaatgttgtTAGCATAAGGCCCTTGCTTAGCCAACGAAGCATACCAATAAAgtttaatattaatactattaTAACCAGTAGACATTGACCCCAAAAGATCTTGAGCTAACCCTCAGTTAATTAGAAAATGTAATGGACAAGAATGTCGACAGGTTCCTCCCAGaaacttttttcctttaactCTCTGAACTTGGCATTCAGTGCCTAAATGGTATTGATTAAAATGTCCTCAGAATGTGGACAGGATTCAGCTTAAAATTTGTATAGCACACAACTGTCTTAATCTGTTTTGATTAAAGCAATGCAAACTCTGTTGCCTTGTCTTACTCATACTGGTTCCTTGGAGTTGAGATTCACCTTTGTGATTAAAATCCAATCagccaatcaacaaatattatgtaccagacactgggCTAGGCACTGAGGATgctaatacaataaataaaaccatGAAGGATCTACATCTTAATCAGACAGAAAACAGGAAGCTACATcatataaatagaatatttatagGCATACCTTTACACAggtataaatagaataaatataaataaaggagcacagataaatgcaaagtaatttttaCAAGGCATTTTTAAAGGAAGACCACTGGGGATCAGTTAAGGGCATCAAAGGACTTTATGCACAAAGTGATGCTTGATGTATCTTGGATTAAAGGAACTAAAagtctcagtaaaaaaaaaaatggatttcagAGAAGAAGCTTTCTTCCCAGAAAGAAATTCCACCAGACAGGTCCTTAAAGGAGTTCCCTTATATTGGCCTTACTTAAAAGACCTCCAGTGataaaattgaattcatttcaAATACttctatgttaaaatatttttgtttaatccCCAAAATTCCCAGAAAATAAAGTATTGAAATTTAAAGGTAATAAAAGTCCCGGAGTTTTCAAAGGACTGACTTTCATTTGAACAACCTATTAAGAAGAACCCCACTTCATTTTTGATTTCCCATAAACAATAGCAGTTATAAATAGATCTTTGAAGattttaagtgtttttaattAGACACTATGGGAAATATAATATATCCAGaaaattctgttattattataaaacatcCATATTATCAAACATTTTATCATTGTGTTTTGAAGAATGATTCAAACAATAAATCTAAAATACCTTAATGCAtatggtaatatttttttttaaatcatttgttttatttggcttTTCTATCAACAGCAATAATGGAAAGTACATGTTAGTAACTGTGAGTTATTAGTATCAGTTATTGAGTAGCCTTGgagaattaccaaaaaaaagaagatattatgACCATAATTTTATGACATGGGCCACTTTCTCTTAGATCATTTTATACTGAATTCCTTGCATTACAATATGATCATCCTTGTGTGAGTTAGTAGataaataattaacaatataaatgttagttttagGCATCTAACATCTTAAAAAttatacagacatacatatatcACTCTTAGCAAATTTGTATCTCAAAATTGATACTTGCTGTTCtccattatagctttttaaaaatgaatttgactCCTTATCACATTGTTAATTATATCAAGAATATCTtatcatgttaatagagaatgTGCCTCCTAAGACAACTGCGCTTCACGATTCCAGGGAAATGATTTTGATCACTTCATTGAGTTCTCGTGAAATTGTTTCTGCTCAATGGTACTTAAGGAACGTAAACTGATTTGAAAGGAACAAGGACTATTCTTGCATCTTCCTTAGAGATCTACCATGAAATACAAATGATATAGAATATCTATAGTCACAGGTCTTACTCTTCCAAGGTGATGGGTTTAACTGTACTTTTAGATGTCTCTTGGAGAAAAAAGGACATCAAGAAGAAACTAGACTCCAGTTTGTCTATTGTTGGTACCATCATTAGTACTTACAGTCATAGTTCATTCAGATTTTGTGGTCTATGTTTCTTAAAAGGTGATAGCAATGTTGACCAACTGTCTACTATATTGAGTCTTTATAATGGTTAATGAATTCATGTTTATTAAGTAGCTTGAGGTCTTCAAAAATAACACCTCTGATCTGCAACATCATTATCTAGTCTCTGCCAGAGACAGGATATCTCTGGTACCTAGGACATGGTTTCAGAGCAATTACCCTTGATGGACAGTCATTCAAGCCTGTGGCAGATGCCAAAAAGCAATTCCCCATACTAAATTCTAGGGCAAAAGACAATTGCCAACAGAAAACCTAAATAGGATTTTGATGCTTATAATTGTTGCTATCTGTCATCTTCTTCCCTCTAATAGGGGAGTTCATCAAGGCTCTGTATGAGTCAGATGAGAATTGTGAAGTAGATCCCAGCAAATGTTCATCCAGTGAACTGTTTGACCACCAAAGCAACCTGAAAATGTGCTGTGAGCTGGCTTTTTGCAAAATCATCAACTCTTATTGGTGAGCATATGGGCATCATTTTTTGCCTAGATGACTTAAATATTTGCATATAAGATTAACTATAggcttttttaaatttcccaaCTAAAGGAATATGTTGTGTCATACactgttttgtttatatttatatttaattggggttttcctttttcctccctagTGTTTTCCCCCGTGAATTGAAAGAAGTATTTGCATCTTGGAAGCAACAATGCCTGAACAGAGGCAAGCAAGATATCAGTGAGCGTCTGATCAGTGCCTCGTTGTTCCTCCGTTTCTTGTGCCCGGCTATCATGTCCCCCAGCCTTTTCAGCCTTATGCAGGAATATCCTGATGACCGGACGTCTAGGACTTTGACACTCATTGCCAAGGTTATTCAGAACCTTGCAAATTTTGCCAAGTAGGTGATGGTGACATAATGACATCTCTCAAGTattaaagttaaaaaggaaaaagagagagaaggagggaacaTTGACAAATTACAAATGTATATAAACGCTTGATCGCAGACTACCttagtataaaaaagaaatcctggAAGGATTGCATGAtcagattttgtgtgtgtgtatgtgtaagaattTTCCAGAAGGGTACCACTACTACTCTGCTGTATTCatctgtaaatatatacacagtcACATATCTTTACTGAGAGTTGAACTAATTCTGATTAAAGTTACAGCACCATTAAAAGATTCTCACTAAATAGCAACTCTTTACTGTTCGTgttcatgtaaaaaaatatttataggaattGTTATAATTGATTTAACCATCATTTTGTATcagcatttattgaatatctcTTAAGCCCCCAATGTCATGGTGAACACCATGGAAGCATTCAAACATAGTGCTTGCTTATGAGAAGTCCGTAAACTATCTGGAGAGAAGGTACCATGTATCTTCTTAAAGATATGAAACCTTACATGAGACCTTCATTAAACTATGTATATGTTACATGTATGATATAGGCAGTAAGTACTGCTAAAAGAGTTTGAAGATGTGAGAAATTAATGTTAGCTGCATTAATTGTGGTGAGCTTCATGGACTTCATGGACTCATAAACTTTGAAGGATAAAATTTGGCTGGGGATGAAAGGGTGGAAAAAAGCATCTCAGGTGGGAAAAACAACACTGGCAAAGAAAAGCATATAGgaagatggtggtggtggtggtggtaatagcagtagtaatagtaattgtgACAGCACTAGTAATATTTATAtgtgatttaaggtttgcaaacattttacatgtgctgtctcatttgactctcacaattACCTTTTGAGTTAGTGGGTGACAATAAAATGAATGACTttgatggagaaggaaagacttTGGATATAATTCTATCATCTGTAGAAAACCATGAAAGACTTTTGagcagagaagtgaaatgataaAAGTGTTATTTTAAGAAGATTTCTAACCTTTCCTAACTCCAAAAAAGAATGTgcctttttattcccttttttacaAGCATATTCTAcataaaaattaatcttttttcccctttgcttcaGGTTTGGTAACAAAGAGGAATACATGGCTTTCATGAATGATTTCTTAGAACATGAGTGGAGTGGAATGAAGCGCTTTCTTCTGGAAATTTCTAACCCAGACACCATCTCAAATACCCCTGGCTTTGATGGCTACATTGATCTGGGCAGAGAGCTTTCTGTTTTGCATTCCTTATTATGGGAAGTTGTTTCCCAACTTGATAAGGTAAAGCAGGCTGGAAGCATAAAAGGGGAGATGGGAGATATGGAATCTTAATGTACCTGAATACAGGATGGCATGAGAGTGACTCATTTCAGCACTGGTTGAAAAGATAACATTTGGCCCAATGGTTCTAGTGGTAAGCAGGTTTGTAAATAGAACGATTCATCCTAAATGTCTAACTTGCCTTACTGTGTATACTACAGTGCTTATTATGTAGACAGAAGAAATAGAGGTGCAAACAAGAAAGCTCTTTGAGTAACAGTACATAGTATGTGCATTTGTAATAGTGTCCTCATATTggtgaaataatgaaaaacctTGTGTCACCTATAATAGTGGATTTAAAAGTTTGTGAAAGTTATAGTTTGCTGGTTTTGGTGCTTCAGCAAACATCTGATATCAAATATTTAAACTTGCAGTCCAAGTCATACATGATAGAGTGAATCAGGATCCCATATAGTTATTTCAAACAGAAGTGTTGATTTTGTCATAAAACTGAGGAAATTATATTCAAACTAGAGAAATACAtttccttgaagtcagaaaaatggcTTTCATAATTGCTAATGCCACAGAATCCACCTGGGATTTGAAAATCCAGGTGTGTTGTTTCTCCACAGGTGTGAATTAGACACATAGGAAGCAATCATCAttttaagtaatttctttttctgactgtTATCCCACTTGGAGgttaaagaaaattacattttctccTGTTCCTGATTAAATTCTATCATGCCAATCCTATCTTTAGGAAATTGGACAGGAAAAACAGTCTCCACAGAGGAGAATAACTCAGTAGACTTTGGTTACCAGTAAGATTTGTGGCTATAATTATCTATTGATGTGTCTGTTCACCATggatatgatataaatatatatggtagTATGTTAGAATAATTTCCAAAAACAAATATACTTTATCATGATGAAGatctatataattattttctagtAACATTTGAACATTTAGATGCAAAATTAAGATACCTCATATTGcaaaatttatttccaaagaCCATTTTCTTGGGGCCTCTTAAGCAATAGTGTATGGCAAAATCCACAAGCATCAGCTCTGTTCTGGATCTACCTTGTGGCTTTCACATCTGCCCGAGTATATCTGAAATGTTAACTACTGATCAAAAAGAATCAATAAGCAAAATgtgagaagagaaagaggcagTATGTTCTTTATTTAAACAGTATGGAAGAGTTTACTGACTGCTTAGAAAAGGGATTCTTCACTTGGAATCCATGCACTTGTGCTTTTTAAATATCTTGGTGGCTATATTTCATGATAAGAGATTCCCtatgttatctttattttatgcatttaaaagtattattctgagaaggaatccatAGGCCTCATTACTCTGCCAGAAGAGTCTGTGAAGCAAAAGACCAGGGAACCCTGGCTTGAAGCATAAACTAAAGCTAGAGGAGGCCGGTTGAGCTTGTCTTTGTTCCCCATTAAAGTCACTAGGTCTTCAACAACAATCCAGAGGTCTagtaatagagagaaaaaaaaataggagaaagaaagcTGGTACTGaaaggttattattttttattgcaaaAAGCATCAGCAGGGTTTGAAGTATTTTGTGGAACAGTATTAGCTGAGTCTGAATGATGGTTTAAAATCTCTGTGGTGTAAATTTGCTGCTTCTCCACGAATCCAGACAGCCCTTAGAAGCTGGGCTACCCCTAGGAGCCTCTGCTGATGGCTGTTGATAGGACGTTGTTGTAAAGAGATTTGTTTTATTGATGCACATTCAACTGGCAGTAGAATGTGGCAGTCAACATACATAGAAAATGAGATGTTCCTGCCAACCTCCTGCCCCTCCAGTACTCCCTTGGACCCCTGAATGCAGCACCTTCTTGTATGTCGGCATGCATTTCTTTTCCCACATGACTTGTTAACCCTGGAAGTTCCCTCCAGCTAGCCGGTCCTGTAGCTTTTGAATGCCTTTTTATTAGGTATTTGGTTTGCCTTATTCCTGCAGCCCATCTTGACCTACTCCACCCCCACAGACTTAGTCTGCTTTGCATGCCCATTTTAAATTGGAATGGCAATGTGGTTTTTATTTagcatgtctttattttttttttttttttgcattaatcctaatttcttttctatttcctttctttcctcaatgTCCGCTGCACACCTTGTTCGTCTCTTCATCTCGTCACCATGGTTACGCTGCTCCATAACAATGCATTATGAACTTgccacacacacatgcaaaaacCTACCCTTCCTTCCAACCTTCACCCCTCCATCAATGTGCatcatcccccccaaaaaaaaaccatggCGGATGTTCCGATGCTTATTATCCAATCAGGGTGAAAATTCCTTCCTACAGGCGACTGTGGCAAAGTTGGGACCACTCCCTCGTGTTCTTGCTGATATTACCAAGTCTCTCACTAATCCTACACCAATACAGCAGCAATTGAGACGTTTCACTGAACATAACTCCAGCCCAAATGTCAGTGGCAGTCTCTCCTCGGGGCTGCAGAAGATATTTGAGGACCCCACTGACAGGTATGAAAGAGGGAGGATTTAAACTAATATCAAATAGATGAAATATCAAGAGATTTGGTTAAATTCTAGAAAACAAAGATCTACTTAACTTTGGACAGTCTCCCAATATAGTGGATATATCAGTTACTTCTCTGGGCCTTGGTggtttcagctgtaaaatgatgCAGTTAGACTAGCTGGCTATTCTCTAGTTCTCGTGTTTTTCAGTTTTAATGTTTAATGTGAGTGATTGAAAAGTTACCTTGAGTGAAAAGGAAGGGCCTTCAATGATCTTCCCTATCCCCATATTTGATTTCTTTCCCAACAGTAGTAAGTAGAAAGTAAATTCCAAAAGAGTATATTTGATCTATAGTAAATGAAACTCTAGTTCTAATATATTGAATTCTAGGTATGCATGGATAAAGGGGGAACatagaaggggagagagaatggCAAGACCTAGAAGATCTACAGAGAAATTTTGCCCTATTGGGAAAAATTAGGGAGAAGATGATAATAGGTTAAAAATCAAGAGATTTGGGAGGGATTAAAacatatttgaatattatttgaAATACAACAAAGTAATAGCAGTAAGattcctttagaaaaaaaaaaccacaataatgtaacattttatcttcaaaatcaaCTCACTGTGAAATTCAAATTTGAAGAGAAAACTGTGTAAAAGAGAATAATTGGTCCCATGAAATCTCAGAGAAAATTGTCATGGCTAGTGTGAATTACTTGGGTTTTTGCCTGGGTGGTAACtcaaaatctctttctttttcacagCGATTTGCACAAGTTAAAATCTCCAACCCAAGAAAACACAGATAGCTATTTTAGAGGTAAAACGTTACTGTTGGTTCAGCAGGCATCCTCCCAAAGCATGACTTAttcagaaaaagatgaaaaggaaaatggactTCCTAATGGCAGGAGCATTTCACTTATGGATCTTCAGGACCCTCATGCTGCTCAAATGGACCATACATCCATCATGCTGGATGTGCCCATGCGGTTGACCGGCAGCCAGCTTTCCATCACCCAAGTGGCCAGTATCAAACAACTCCGAGAGACACAGAGTACCCCACAGAGTGCCCCCCAGGTGAGGAGACCCTTGCATCCTGCCTTGAGCCAGCCAGGCAGCCTCCAACCCCTGTCCTTCCAAAACCCAGTTTATCACCTCAACAACCCCACCCCATCCATGCCAAAGGCCTCTGTGGATTCCAGTTTGGAGAACTTAAGCACTGCCAGCTCCAGAAGCCAAAGTAATAGTGAAGATTTCAAACTCAGTGGACCCAGCAACAGCAGCCTGGAAGACTTCGCCAAACGCAGTACCCAGAGTGAAGACTTTTCTAGGCGGCACACAGGACCTGATAGACACATACCTCTTGCCCTTCCACGGCAAAATAGTACTGGGCAAGCACAGATCCGCAAAATGGACCAGGCCGGGCTGGGCGCCCGAGCCAAAGCCCCCCACTCTCTGCCACACAGTGCTTCCTTACGGAGCACAGGAAGCATGTCAGTGGCTTCAGCAGCCTTAGTGGCTGAACCCATACAGAATGGAAGCAGGTCCCGGCAGCAGTCCTCCTCCTCCAGAGAAAGTCCCGTCCCCAAAGTGAGAGCGATCCAGCGGCAGCAAACACAGCCGGTAGGAGTACAGTTTAATACAGATTTTGCAACAACCCATATAGTCTATTAGCTAGGTCCTAACAACACCAGTTGTTAGGgaatccaatttaaaaaaaaaaaaccaaggtgCTTGCTTGATGGAAGTTTCTGCTGACTCTTaatctgagaaagaaattaaaccaGATCATATCTGGGTAAAGAAAAGGAGGCTTAGAACTAGAAAGGCAAACCGAGTGCAATTTCACTCAGTGCTCTTCAGGGCCCCCTGTGCCAAAGTACTAAGTGGGCTCTCTCCTTTTAACAGTCATGTCCTTCACTGTTAATTAGTCAGGTGTATGGCACAAAGGAAGTGATGGAACAAACTAAAGAGCCAGCAGGCGAGCTCAGTTGTTTAAACTCTATAAGTCAGCCACATCTTCTTAATTTTCTCTCAAGCTTATAGGAGTAGAGTGTCGCATCTTAAAAGTCCTGTTTGTTCTGCTGGGCCCTGCCTTCCTTCAGAGCTCCCTCTGGAGCCAGAGGCCCCTAGAGCTTTTTCCTGGAAGTGGTGAGAAAAACAAAACGGCTGAACACAGAGGAGTAAAGGCAATGATATAGGGAggtgaaaattaaagaaattcatgTGGTTAGACTCTAAGAATTTTCAGACCACTGCTATTTCACTACATAGGCTTTGCCCAAGCAGTATTCACCCCCACACTAAACAATCctaaaaattaagagaactgctaCTCTTGACTGTTAGCTAACACACCCAGTCCTTTCATGTTAGTTTCATTTTACAGGTTGAATCAATAGGACATATTTTACTATTTGAAAGAAGTTTATTACCTGGAAAATATAGGTAcatgttgcttttttaaaaagatgagctcctaaa
The Sminthopsis crassicaudata isolate SCR6 chromosome 4, ASM4859323v1, whole genome shotgun sequence genome window above contains:
- the RASAL2 gene encoding ras GTPase-activating protein nGAP isoform X4 translates to MELSPSSAGAADALSWPDAYSGLDSDSPLPPDELDSGVPLSSAVAGGMLDRILLESVCQQQSWVRVYDVKGPPTHRLSCGQSPYTETTTWERKYCILTDSQLVLLNKEKEIPVEGGQEQQSDSTKGRCLRRTVSVPSEGQFPEYPPDGAAKLEVPAERSPRRRSISGTSTSEKPNSMDAANTSPFKVPGFFSKRLKGSIKRTKSQSKLDRNTSFRLPSLRNTDDRSRGLPKLKESRSHESLLSPCSAVECLDLGRGEPVSVKPLHSSILGQDFCFEVTYLSGSKCFSCNSASERDKWMENLRRTVQPNKDNCRRAENVLRLWIIEAKDLAPKKKYFCELCLDDTLFARTTSKTKADNIFWGEHFEFYSLPPLHSITVHIYKDMEKKKKKDKNNYVGLVNIPTASVTGRQFVEKWYPVSTPTPNKGKTGGPSIRIKSRFQTITILPMEQYKEFAEFVTSNYTMLCSVLEPVISVRNKEELACALVHILQSTGRARDFLTDLVMSEVDRCGEHDVLIFRENTIATKSIEEYLKLVGQQYLHDALGEFIKALYESDENCEVDPSKCSSSELFDHQSNLKMCCELAFCKIINSYCVFPRELKEVFASWKQQCLNRGKQDISERLISASLFLRFLCPAIMSPSLFSLMQEYPDDRTSRTLTLIAKVIQNLANFAKFGNKEEYMAFMNDFLEHEWSGMKRFLLEISNPDTISNTPGFDGYIDLGRELSVLHSLLWEVVSQLDKATVAKLGPLPRVLADITKSLTNPTPIQQQLRRFTEHNSSPNVSGSLSSGLQKIFEDPTDSDLHKLKSPTQENTDSYFRGKTLLLVQQASSQSMTYSEKDEKENGLPNGRSISLMDLQDPHAAQMDHTSIMLDVPMRLTGSQLSITQVASIKQLRETQSTPQSAPQVRRPLHPALSQPGSLQPLSFQNPVYHLNNPTPSMPKASVDSSLENLSTASSRSQSNSEDFKLSGPSNSSLEDFAKRSTQSEDFSRRHTGPDRHIPLALPRQNSTGQAQIRKMDQAGLGARAKAPHSLPHSASLRSTGSMSVASAALVAEPIQNGSRSRQQSSSSRESPVPKVRAIQRQQTQPVQSPVDSATMSPVERTAAWVLNNGQYEEDEDDTEQNQDDVKHAEKYEQEIAKLKERLKVSSRRLEEYERRLLVQEQQMQKLLMEYKARLEDSEERLRRQQEEKESQMKSIISRLMAVEEELKKDHAEMQAVIDAKQKIIDAQEKRIVSLDSANTRLMSALTQVKERYSMQVRNGISPTNPTKLSITENGEFKNSSC